The sequence below is a genomic window from Lolium perenne isolate Kyuss_39 chromosome 4, Kyuss_2.0, whole genome shotgun sequence.
TTCACGAGATGAACTGATACTAGTTGCTGGCAGTCATGTAAACTGGATCTCTATCAGACTAACTGATGTGGTAACTTGTGAGAGCATATAATGTTTGTCCTCGTAAATAATAAGCATGTACTATCTACTATGCACATGCACGTTGCAAACACTTGGTGCAATGGAGTTTGCTGTATGTTAGAATGTTGTCTGTTTTAGCAAAAACTGAGAACACATCCTAGTAGCAGGATCTAAGAGCACCTTCCTTTTACTTTGTTAAGTCATAATGATCTGTGTAAATGGAAAATATTGTACTTCAGTTCTCTTTTTTCGAATTTATTGGTTGCCTGATGTTATCTGGCTATACTATCTACATGGGTGCCACTCTTTTATTGCACTTGTGGTCATATTCTCATTTCACTTGTAGTAGATAGAGGCAGATATGTATTGCAATCTGATGCATTTTTTTTGTTTGGAAGCATTAATGTTGTGAACTGTGAAACTGTTATTGCGGCCAGTTTGTTTCCTAAATGGTTTTGATTGTTGGCTTCACCTTTGGTTGGTCATCGTCTTGCAGGATGGATGTAATAGCCTACGGTGGAAGCTTTCTTGGACTGGTGTTGGTAAGTAGCCACCTGTTGCGATGTGATGCTGGACGGAACGGTGCACATGGGGAGAAGTCTGGCATGTTGCCATGTCGCTGGTGGACGGAAGAGGTCCTGATGATGTAGCAGCATAAAGGAGACCTGGAGGTTTGGAGCTGAGTTCTAGCCGGCCGGAAGGACATCCTTTGTCTTCTGCCGATGATGGATGTTGCCTAGGATTGTGGTCATGCGCTGGGTTTACATTTCGTTCTACATTTGGCTTGTACATGTGATATGAACTGTGTGTTAATTATGTCTCTTTTCAAAAtaattttgtgtatttttcagtTTTGAttaaattatctgttgtttagttATTGAGCAGATGACTGGTGTGACCAGCCCAATAAAAAATGAATCGTACGCTGTAAAATTGCTAAGGCCCGGAAGGCAAATTGACCAGAAAAGTTTGTAAAAAG
It includes:
- the LOC127294531 gene encoding uncharacterized protein isoform X3 codes for the protein MATWLPTLFGHICLLEIRVPSGFAVEDDFSAAEEKPPYVTKVEKLCSSSTKWMDVIAYGGSFLGLVLVSSHLLRCDAGRNGAHGEKSGMLPCRWWTEEVLMM